In a genomic window of Spirosoma agri:
- a CDS encoding 2Fe-2S iron-sulfur cluster-binding protein, with protein sequence MEDVKPQLLKVTIDGIEVEVEPGTTILQAARKIGPEVAPPAMCYYQPLKGSGGKCRACLVRVAAGSAKDPRPMPKLVASCLTAVQDGMIVENTTNPQVLDARNGIVEFLLLNHPLDCPVCDQAGECDLQNFAFDHGKVTTRYEEDRRTFEKHDIGPYIQLHMTRCILCYRCVYTADQITEKRVHGVLGRGDASEIGTYIEKAIDNDFSGNVIDVCPVGALTDKTYRFKNRVWFTKPVDAHRDCPTCSGNVTIWYRGEEVIRVTARKNEWNEVTEFICNTCRFEKKKTSDWTIEGPTKVSRSSVISANKYRADTIKPSFGQRLAAAEYKPIHDERDTSQLTIQQLPPERFAKLPSAMEPEP encoded by the coding sequence ATGGAAGATGTAAAGCCGCAACTGTTAAAGGTCACTATCGATGGCATTGAGGTAGAGGTAGAGCCGGGCACAACCATTCTGCAGGCCGCTCGCAAAATCGGTCCGGAGGTGGCTCCTCCGGCTATGTGTTACTACCAGCCGTTGAAAGGTAGTGGCGGCAAATGCCGGGCCTGTCTGGTTCGGGTAGCTGCGGGTTCGGCTAAAGATCCACGGCCTATGCCTAAACTGGTAGCGTCTTGTCTAACCGCCGTACAGGATGGAATGATCGTAGAAAATACGACGAATCCACAGGTACTCGATGCTCGCAATGGTATTGTTGAGTTTTTGCTGTTGAACCACCCGCTTGATTGCCCTGTCTGCGATCAGGCTGGCGAATGCGATCTTCAGAATTTCGCTTTCGATCATGGCAAGGTTACAACGCGCTACGAAGAGGATCGCCGGACGTTCGAAAAGCACGATATAGGTCCATACATACAGCTACACATGACGCGCTGCATTCTGTGCTACCGTTGCGTGTACACGGCTGATCAGATTACCGAAAAACGCGTTCATGGCGTATTAGGCCGGGGTGATGCGTCTGAGATTGGCACTTACATCGAGAAGGCAATCGACAATGATTTTTCGGGTAACGTAATCGATGTCTGCCCCGTTGGTGCGCTGACGGATAAAACGTACCGGTTTAAAAATCGGGTCTGGTTCACGAAACCGGTTGATGCACACCGCGATTGTCCGACCTGCTCAGGCAACGTGACGATCTGGTACCGGGGAGAGGAAGTAATTCGCGTAACGGCTCGCAAAAACGAGTGGAATGAAGTAACTGAGTTCATTTGTAATACCTGCCGCTTCGAGAAAAAGAAAACCAGCGACTGGACCATTGAAGGACCAACAAAAGTCTCGCGTAGCTCCGTCATCTCGGCCAACAAATACCGGGCCGACACGATCAAACCAAGCTTTGGTCAACGATTGGCAGCCGCTGAGTACAAGCCCATTCACGATGAACGGGACACCTCGCAATTGACGATTCAGCAGTTACCACCGGAGCGCTTCGCCAAATTACCATCGGCAATGGAGCCCGAACCTTGA
- the nuoF gene encoding NADH-quinone oxidoreductase subunit NuoF, which translates to MATKILTEHINVPGIETFDVYRKQGGYTAVEKALKTMTPEAIVEEVKKAGVRGRGGAGFPMGMKWSFLAKPEGVPRYLVCNADESEPGTFKDHYLMKNIPHLLIEGMIVSSFALGANKSFIYVRGELMYVIRILEKAIAEAKAKGFLGKNILGTGYDLELVVQPGGGAYICGEETALLESLEGKRGNPRNKPPFPAVKGLYQCPTVVNNVESIATASWIVNNGGDAYAAIGIGRSTGTKLISASGHINKPGVYEIELGVPVEDFIYADEWCGGIRTGHKFKALVAGGSSVPILPANLALTLANGDKRLMSYESLSEGGFATGTMLGSGGFIVFDETSCIVRNTWNFSRFYHHESCGQCSPCREGTGWMEKVLHRIEYGHGHQQDIDLLVDVAKKIEGNTICPLGDAAAWPVASAIRHFRDEFQWHIDNPAEATQPGAVYRGEMALV; encoded by the coding sequence ATGGCTACCAAAATACTAACCGAACATATTAACGTTCCCGGCATCGAAACTTTCGACGTCTACCGGAAACAGGGCGGCTATACCGCCGTTGAGAAAGCACTGAAAACGATGACGCCTGAAGCCATTGTTGAGGAAGTGAAAAAGGCAGGCGTTCGGGGCCGGGGTGGTGCTGGCTTTCCGATGGGTATGAAGTGGAGCTTTCTGGCTAAGCCGGAGGGCGTTCCCCGTTACCTCGTCTGCAATGCCGATGAATCGGAACCCGGAACATTCAAAGACCATTACCTGATGAAGAATATCCCTCATCTGCTTATTGAGGGAATGATTGTGTCATCATTTGCGCTGGGCGCGAACAAATCGTTCATCTACGTTCGGGGTGAACTGATGTACGTCATCCGTATTCTCGAAAAAGCCATTGCCGAAGCAAAGGCGAAAGGTTTTCTGGGTAAAAACATTCTGGGTACCGGCTATGACCTCGAACTGGTCGTGCAGCCCGGTGGTGGTGCCTATATCTGTGGGGAAGAAACGGCCTTACTCGAATCGCTGGAAGGCAAACGGGGAAACCCCCGCAATAAACCCCCCTTCCCGGCTGTAAAAGGGCTGTATCAGTGCCCCACGGTAGTTAATAATGTTGAGTCCATCGCTACGGCCTCGTGGATTGTTAATAATGGTGGCGATGCATATGCCGCGATTGGCATTGGACGAAGCACGGGCACAAAATTGATTTCAGCGTCCGGGCACATCAACAAGCCGGGTGTGTATGAAATTGAATTGGGTGTTCCGGTTGAAGATTTCATCTACGCCGATGAGTGGTGTGGTGGCATCCGGACCGGGCATAAGTTCAAAGCCTTGGTAGCCGGTGGTTCGTCTGTGCCCATTCTACCAGCGAATCTAGCCCTGACGCTGGCAAACGGCGACAAGCGGCTGATGAGTTACGAATCGCTATCGGAAGGTGGTTTCGCTACGGGTACAATGCTTGGCTCCGGCGGTTTTATTGTATTCGACGAAACGTCCTGTATCGTTCGGAACACCTGGAACTTCTCGCGTTTCTATCATCATGAATCGTGCGGACAGTGCAGTCCCTGCCGCGAAGGAACGGGCTGGATGGAAAAAGTTTTACATCGCATTGAATATGGTCATGGCCATCAGCAGGACATCGACTTGCTGGTAGACGTAGCCAAGAAAATAGAAGGAAATACGATCTGTCCACTCGGCGATGCTGCCGCCTGGCCCGTAGCCAGTGCTATTCGGCATTTCCGCGATGAGTTCCAGTGGCACATCGACAATCCTGCGGAAGCAACCCAACCCGGCGCTGTTTATCGGGGCGAAATGGCATTGGTGTAA
- the nuoE gene encoding NADH-quinone oxidoreductase subunit NuoE: MSTTVGNKTVVFTPERLEKAQEIIANYPEDRQKSALLPLLHLLQEQEGWTSPEGMDYVARLLDIQPIEVYEVATFYTMYHIDPVGKHVIEYCRTGPCCLMGGEEVLAHLKQRLGVDTGQTTVDGRFTLKEVECLAACGMGPVFQVREKYYMNLTNERVDEIIDELSK, from the coding sequence ATGAGCACGACTGTTGGAAATAAAACGGTGGTTTTTACCCCAGAACGTTTAGAGAAAGCACAGGAAATCATTGCCAACTATCCGGAAGACCGGCAAAAATCAGCGTTACTGCCCCTGCTCCACCTATTGCAGGAACAGGAAGGCTGGACGAGTCCCGAAGGCATGGATTATGTGGCCCGGTTGCTTGATATTCAGCCCATTGAGGTCTATGAAGTAGCAACGTTCTACACCATGTACCACATTGATCCGGTCGGCAAACACGTCATCGAATACTGCCGTACAGGCCCTTGCTGCCTGATGGGTGGTGAAGAAGTACTGGCCCATCTGAAACAACGGCTTGGGGTCGATACAGGACAAACAACGGTAGATGGGCGGTTTACGCTCAAAGAGGTTGAATGTCTGGCAGCCTGCGGCATGGGTCCTGTGTTTCAGGTTCGGGAGAAGTATTACATGAATCTGACCAACGAGCGCGTAGACGAGATCATTGACGAGTTGTCGAAGTAA